From Segatella copri, the proteins below share one genomic window:
- a CDS encoding DUF4450 domain-containing protein, giving the protein MKNKISKIGMLSALALSCTLTMGARDIVQRTAHYMPEGNAFVCVNGSSRYTRALYGSTAEWRLETSDRPVFATYKKNQTGNIRFRISNGEQMMWLDEAEYCKASYEAGRRNYLLKDRRWGKGELDISVLAFPDTEGAVWRFTVRGFDNRKLKVEAVLSQTAVPKPVRSGDIGSFLKPGTFEPATSETSVLGSVSRLSPGSIFYFSVDGENQLSTAENAKMQSRYDAAEQWRNKLASSVVFHTPDAYINPIGGALVMAADGAWDGKVWQHGAVGWRMSLPGWRGAYMGDFLGMQDRQRIHFAAYAKSQVTDVPVTEPHLMDEKNNLARGTYKWGTPMYSNGYICRNPEKNNQFHHYDMNLVFIDELLWHFQFDADTAYMRKMWPVIKSHLAWEKQAWDPDNDGLYDAYCCIWASDALQYNSGAVTHSSAYNYRANLLAARIAGIIGENPGPYREEADRILKAMNERLWLKDSGHWAEYQDFIGLKRVHRDAALWSIYTPIDCGVGTPVQNYQATRYIDRHIPHIPYIYNKVEYQTLSTSDWAPYEWSINNVAMAEVMHTVLAYYQAGRTEEAYQLLKANILDFMYLGSSPANFGQLSKMDVATGEGYRDFADVTGISSRALIQGLYGITPNALEGECILRPGFPAAWDSASVHTPYLDYSFKRVNGKEIFEIRQNFKQPLKIVIRQNMGEGKYLDTAFSTEKVQHIELPVVKPEKEEKRTLKCAYTLAESIAEQSVDVWASTKGVGNDFDEVKPEECRWVNMDKVFNANVSDIFKNQYLSPRSPYTTLCVPTQGIGDWCSTKKTAHVDDTKFRSLIKDGVFWAHVDGDLPFRSPKEGKNIVYTSLWDNYPDSISVMLRGKASHAYLLMAGSTNPMQYAIENAVVRVEYADGTRDELMLTPPVNWCPIEQDFLENATAFPQPELRPYRIGLASGKVSRHLFRDLHLEVNKNMADVPGFKKAVAEIEGGAAILLDMPLDARKKLKRFTLRALSNEVVVGLMGITLQK; this is encoded by the coding sequence ATGAAAAATAAGATTTCTAAAATAGGAATGCTCAGTGCGCTGGCGTTATCTTGTACTCTCACGATGGGAGCGCGAGATATCGTACAGCGCACTGCTCATTATATGCCCGAAGGTAATGCCTTCGTCTGTGTGAATGGCAGCAGCCGTTATACCCGTGCTCTCTATGGCAGTACGGCTGAATGGCGGTTAGAAACCAGCGACCGCCCTGTCTTTGCCACCTACAAGAAGAACCAGACGGGCAATATCCGCTTCCGGATTTCGAATGGGGAACAGATGATGTGGCTCGATGAGGCTGAATACTGCAAGGCGAGTTATGAGGCAGGACGCCGTAACTATCTCCTGAAAGACAGGCGATGGGGAAAGGGTGAACTCGATATTTCCGTTCTGGCTTTTCCTGATACAGAAGGAGCTGTCTGGCGTTTTACTGTTCGTGGATTCGATAACAGAAAACTGAAGGTAGAGGCAGTCTTGAGCCAGACCGCTGTTCCTAAACCAGTCCGTTCGGGTGATATCGGAAGTTTCCTGAAACCAGGAACCTTTGAACCTGCCACATCAGAAACGTCAGTTCTCGGGTCTGTATCCAGGCTTTCTCCCGGTTCCATCTTTTATTTCTCGGTAGATGGAGAAAACCAGCTTTCTACTGCTGAAAATGCGAAGATGCAGTCCCGGTATGATGCAGCAGAGCAATGGCGTAACAAACTTGCTTCATCTGTCGTCTTCCATACCCCCGATGCCTATATCAATCCGATAGGTGGCGCTCTGGTCATGGCTGCCGATGGTGCCTGGGACGGGAAGGTTTGGCAGCATGGAGCTGTGGGCTGGCGCATGTCTTTGCCCGGCTGGCGAGGTGCCTATATGGGCGATTTCCTCGGCATGCAGGATAGACAGCGTATCCATTTTGCTGCATACGCCAAAAGTCAGGTAACCGATGTGCCGGTTACCGAACCGCATCTCATGGACGAGAAGAACAACCTGGCGCGCGGTACCTATAAATGGGGTACTCCTATGTATAGTAACGGCTATATCTGCAGAAATCCGGAGAAGAACAACCAGTTTCATCATTACGACATGAACCTTGTGTTTATAGATGAACTGCTTTGGCACTTCCAGTTTGATGCAGATACGGCTTATATGCGCAAGATGTGGCCTGTCATCAAGAGTCATCTAGCTTGGGAAAAGCAGGCTTGGGATCCCGACAATGATGGCCTTTATGATGCTTATTGCTGTATCTGGGCGAGCGATGCCCTGCAATACAACAGCGGTGCCGTGACCCATTCTTCCGCCTATAACTATCGGGCTAATCTTCTGGCAGCTCGCATCGCCGGAATCATCGGTGAGAATCCGGGGCCTTATCGGGAGGAAGCTGATAGAATTCTGAAAGCTATGAACGAAAGATTATGGCTGAAGGATTCCGGGCATTGGGCTGAGTATCAGGATTTCATAGGCTTGAAGCGTGTGCATCGGGATGCGGCTCTTTGGAGCATCTATACTCCGATAGATTGTGGAGTGGGAACTCCTGTACAGAACTATCAGGCAACCAGATATATCGACCGGCATATTCCGCACATCCCTTATATATATAATAAGGTGGAATATCAGACCCTGAGCACTTCTGACTGGGCTCCTTACGAATGGAGCATCAACAATGTGGCGATGGCTGAAGTGATGCATACCGTTCTGGCTTACTATCAGGCGGGAAGAACGGAAGAGGCTTATCAGTTGCTGAAGGCAAATATTCTCGACTTCATGTATCTTGGCAGCAGTCCTGCCAACTTCGGACAGTTATCGAAGATGGATGTTGCCACAGGTGAAGGCTATCGTGATTTTGCCGATGTTACCGGCATCTCGTCCCGTGCCCTTATCCAAGGCTTGTATGGTATCACACCTAACGCTTTGGAGGGTGAGTGTATCCTCCGTCCGGGATTTCCTGCTGCCTGGGATAGTGCTTCGGTGCATACTCCTTATCTCGATTATTCGTTTAAGCGGGTGAACGGGAAGGAAATTTTCGAAATCAGACAGAACTTCAAGCAGCCTTTGAAGATTGTGATTCGTCAGAATATGGGAGAAGGAAAGTATCTGGATACTGCTTTCTCTACCGAAAAGGTACAGCATATTGAATTGCCGGTAGTCAAGCCTGAGAAAGAAGAGAAAAGAACGTTGAAATGTGCATATACGTTGGCGGAAAGCATCGCAGAGCAATCTGTAGATGTCTGGGCTTCTACCAAGGGCGTGGGTAACGACTTTGACGAAGTAAAACCGGAAGAGTGCCGATGGGTGAACATGGACAAGGTGTTTAATGCAAACGTAAGCGACATCTTCAAGAACCAGTATCTATCGCCTCGTTCGCCATATACTACACTCTGTGTGCCAACCCAGGGCATCGGTGACTGGTGTTCTACCAAGAAGACGGCTCATGTTGATGATACGAAGTTCAGAAGTCTTATCAAGGATGGTGTGTTCTGGGCACACGTAGATGGCGATTTGCCGTTCCGCTCTCCAAAGGAAGGTAAGAATATCGTTTATACTTCTCTCTGGGACAACTATCCGGACAGCATCTCTGTCATGTTGAGAGGCAAGGCTTCTCATGCTTATCTCCTGATGGCTGGTTCTACCAATCCGATGCAGTATGCTATAGAAAATGCAGTGGTAAGAGTAGAATATGCTGATGGAACCAGGGATGAACTGATGCTAACTCCACCGGTTAACTGGTGTCCGATAGAGCAGGATTTTTTGGAGAATGCCACTGCCTTCCCGCAGCCGGAACTTCGTCCTTATCGCATAGGTCTGGCATCGGGCAAGGTGAGTCGTCATCTCTTCCGTGATCTTCATCTGGAAGTCAACAAAAACATGGCAGATGTGCCTGGTTTCAAGAAAGCCGTGGCAGAAATAGAGGGTGGAGCTGCGATATTGCTCGACATGCCTCTGGATGCAAGGAAGAAATTGAAGCGTTTCACTTTAAGGGCGCTGAGCAACGAGGTGGTTGTCGGATTAATGGGAATTACCCTGCAGAAATAG
- a CDS encoding rhamnogalacturonan acetylesterase — protein MKTRNFLFTSLLALASTVAVNAQTFDIDILKVQPVYSAEKGQGYDIVAAPKAKSNAPFFYSVKVADGNYKVTVVLGSKKKAGKTVVRAENRRLMLDEVSTRKGEFKTFSFVVNKRSPYITDKMNVKIKPREKETFTWDEKLTLEFTGAAPAVKSIKVEPAPAETTTVFLCGNSTVVDQFPEPYASWGQMVTRWFGPEVAISNHAESGLTAGSFLASNRLDKVLAMMKKGDYVICEFGHNDQKEKSAGSGAWYNFSYNLKKFIDEVRKKGGNIIFVTPTQRRFFDEATHSKIQETHKDYPDAMRAVAKREDVPVIELHDMTRTFFETLGYENSKKLLVHYPANTYPNQPKALEDNTHFNPYGAYEVAKMVVMGMKQLNLPIVKYLRSDWKDYNPAQPDDFNQFVWYPSVNQNVTKPDGN, from the coding sequence ATGAAAACTAGAAATTTTTTATTTACCAGCCTGCTGGCGCTAGCTTCTACTGTAGCCGTCAATGCCCAGACTTTTGATATTGATATATTGAAGGTGCAGCCTGTCTATTCCGCAGAGAAGGGGCAGGGATATGACATCGTGGCTGCACCAAAAGCTAAGAGTAATGCCCCTTTCTTCTATTCTGTGAAGGTGGCAGATGGCAACTATAAGGTCACCGTGGTGCTCGGTTCTAAGAAGAAAGCAGGCAAGACTGTGGTTCGTGCCGAGAACCGAAGACTGATGCTCGATGAGGTGAGTACCAGGAAGGGGGAGTTCAAGACTTTCTCCTTCGTCGTGAACAAGCGTTCTCCTTATATTACCGATAAAATGAACGTAAAAATCAAACCTCGCGAGAAGGAGACGTTTACCTGGGATGAGAAGCTGACCTTGGAGTTTACTGGTGCTGCCCCAGCTGTAAAGAGCATCAAGGTGGAACCGGCTCCTGCTGAAACCACCACCGTTTTCCTCTGCGGCAACTCTACGGTAGTAGATCAGTTTCCAGAGCCATACGCTTCCTGGGGACAGATGGTGACTCGCTGGTTTGGTCCGGAGGTGGCTATCTCAAACCATGCCGAAAGCGGATTGACAGCAGGTTCCTTCCTTGCTTCCAACCGTCTGGACAAGGTGCTGGCGATGATGAAGAAGGGCGACTACGTGATTTGTGAGTTCGGACATAACGACCAGAAGGAGAAGTCTGCAGGCAGTGGTGCCTGGTATAACTTCTCTTATAATCTGAAGAAGTTCATCGATGAGGTCCGCAAGAAGGGTGGCAACATCATCTTCGTAACTCCTACTCAGCGTCGCTTCTTCGATGAGGCTACCCATAGCAAGATTCAGGAGACTCATAAGGATTATCCTGATGCCATGAGAGCTGTGGCAAAGAGAGAGGATGTTCCTGTCATTGAACTCCACGATATGACCCGCACTTTCTTCGAGACTTTGGGTTATGAGAACAGCAAGAAGTTGCTGGTTCACTATCCGGCAAATACTTATCCAAACCAGCCTAAGGCTTTGGAGGATAACACCCACTTCAATCCATACGGAGCCTACGAGGTGGCTAAGATGGTGGTAATGGGAATGAAGCAGCTCAATCTGCCTATCGTGAAGTATCTACGCAGTGACTGGAAAGACTACAATCCTGCCCAGCCAGATGATTTCAATCAATTCGTGTGGTATCCATCTGTGAATCAGAATGTAACCAAGCCGGACGGAAATTAG
- a CDS encoding rhamnogalacturonan acetylesterase, whose translation MKRILFAFSLIAATTASFAQVAKPMEDVNKVIDNTADSLNKAMTARIQPGTSRSGNNPVLFLIGNSTMRNGTLGNGNNGQWGWGYYEHEFFDANKITVENQALGGMSSRTFYNRLWPDVRKGIKAGDWVIISIGHNDNGPYDSGRARASIPGIGKDSLNVTIKETGVKETVYTYGEYMRKYINDCKSLGAHPILMSLTPRDAYDENDKIVRVNKTFGLWAKQVAEQEHVPFVDLNEISAAKLDSYGHWKEKYHFFKDHIHTSRFGAMMNARSAAEGLAESKDPELAPLQAMMINVALPVENFKREPGKPVVFFTGDSTVKNADKDEDGMWGWASQAYTIFNPKKITCVNAAKAGRSSRSYLNEGRWDKVYNSLQPGDYVLIEFGHNDICSMTDKKMRGSIPSSKDTCHVYQMEESKQYEVVYSFGWYLKKFIQDVREKGATPILVSLTPRNEWAHGKMERRNDSYGKWYREVVAETGVAFLDLHNIAADSYDKIGKDKVKAYYKKDHTHTSLKGARHNARCVAKGLKKMKSPLAKF comes from the coding sequence ATGAAAAGAATATTATTTGCCTTCTCATTGATAGCGGCAACAACTGCTTCTTTTGCCCAGGTGGCAAAACCAATGGAAGATGTCAACAAAGTTATCGACAATACTGCGGATAGTCTGAACAAGGCGATGACCGCACGAATCCAACCGGGAACCAGCCGCAGTGGCAACAACCCTGTGCTCTTCCTGATAGGTAACTCTACTATGCGCAATGGTACACTGGGTAATGGTAACAACGGCCAGTGGGGCTGGGGATACTACGAGCATGAGTTCTTCGATGCCAACAAGATTACGGTAGAGAACCAGGCGCTCGGAGGTATGAGCAGCCGCACCTTCTATAACCGTCTCTGGCCGGATGTGCGTAAGGGCATCAAGGCTGGCGACTGGGTGATCATCTCCATCGGTCATAACGACAATGGTCCATACGATAGCGGTAGAGCACGTGCCAGCATCCCTGGTATCGGCAAGGATTCACTCAACGTCACCATCAAGGAGACTGGCGTCAAGGAAACCGTTTATACCTATGGCGAATACATGCGTAAATACATCAACGACTGTAAGTCCTTGGGTGCTCATCCTATCCTGATGTCGTTGACTCCACGTGATGCCTACGATGAGAACGACAAGATAGTTCGTGTCAACAAGACCTTCGGATTGTGGGCAAAGCAGGTGGCTGAGCAGGAGCATGTACCTTTTGTTGATTTGAATGAGATTTCTGCAGCTAAGCTTGATAGCTATGGTCATTGGAAGGAGAAGTATCATTTCTTTAAAGATCATATCCACACCTCCCGTTTCGGAGCGATGATGAATGCCCGGTCGGCAGCAGAAGGATTGGCTGAAAGCAAGGATCCTGAGCTGGCTCCTTTGCAGGCGATGATGATCAATGTGGCTTTGCCTGTGGAAAATTTTAAACGTGAACCAGGCAAACCGGTTGTCTTCTTCACAGGCGACAGCACCGTAAAAAATGCCGATAAGGATGAAGACGGCATGTGGGGCTGGGCATCTCAGGCTTACACCATCTTCAATCCTAAGAAGATTACCTGTGTGAATGCAGCCAAGGCGGGTCGCAGTTCCCGTTCTTATCTCAATGAGGGAAGATGGGATAAGGTATATAACAGTCTTCAGCCGGGCGACTACGTACTCATCGAGTTTGGTCATAATGACATCTGTTCTATGACCGATAAGAAGATGCGTGGTTCCATACCTAGTTCCAAGGATACCTGCCATGTCTACCAAATGGAAGAAAGCAAGCAGTATGAGGTGGTTTATTCTTTCGGCTGGTACCTGAAGAAGTTCATCCAGGATGTGCGTGAGAAGGGAGCTACTCCAATTCTCGTTTCCCTGACTCCTCGCAACGAGTGGGCTCATGGCAAGATGGAGCGTCGTAACGATAGCTACGGAAAGTGGTATCGTGAGGTGGTAGCCGAAACGGGCGTTGCTTTCCTCGACCTCCACAACATCGCTGCCGATTCTTACGATAAGATAGGCAAGGATAAGGTGAAGGCATATTACAAGAAGGATCATACCCACACCAGTCTGAAGGGTGCACGGCACAATGCAAGGTGCGTGGCTAAGGGGTTGAAGAAGATGAAGAGTCCATTGGCAAAATTTTGA
- a CDS encoding glycoside hydrolase family 2 TIM barrel-domain containing protein, with protein sequence MNKKTILFASLLLGGLPLMGTLSTEAAVRDTISINQGWQFHRGDVKNIAELKSTQSGDDVVNLPHDFLIGQDWVAPDASERPDNSDAGSNVRSRLSPRGFKEMGIGWYRYQLTPKDEWKGKRIVLDFQGIMLVGDVYLNGQRIGGTDYGYLGFDIDLSKLLKWGEANEITVKADTRNPNNSRWFTGAGLYRDVNLIITDKDLYFPRHPLFIRTQDNKEVKIKAEIINQQKLAKEQGKAVIPVEVRILDADGKVVAQQKNNIDFNAKWRDREYELPAISLENAQLWSPDTPYLYTAEVTLYDNEGNIADQIKEPFGVRTIEIVPQKGLLVNGKKVLLKGYANHHTLGALGAAAYPRAIEKRLKLMKEFGMNHIRTSHNPYSEDFLKLCDKYGILVVDELYDKWLTQYAGGRVEWESLWQKDIPEWVKRDRNHPSVILWSLGNELQQYSNLPFNDWGVTAYKLQKELLHRYDDTRLTTVAMHPRYRNIETDSIPADLAVATEVNSYNYRYMYFPGDMKRYPEKTFYQSEASVAAMGPNFYEMDLDKVLGLAYWGAIDYLGESMGWPVKGWNQGVFDLSLQPKPDAYFVKSMFKDDPTVHIGVIEKSGGNIQWNGINVSAGKLSENWNREAGEQVSLYTYTNGDEVELFLNGKSLGVKKNSNDPKLRARIKWDNIAYAPGVLLAVARKNGKVVARHQIETTGEAVALKLVPDIETWHADGKDLMHVRIYAVDKKGRRVLNVKDAKAFDKLTFTVKGDANIVAVDNGNIASDELHIGKTQLEKSIQRHLFQGSALVILRAGDKPGKIELSVAGEKMKAKKLVLNTK encoded by the coding sequence ATGAATAAAAAGACAATACTTTTCGCCTCGTTGCTATTGGGCGGTTTGCCTTTGATGGGAACCCTTTCGACTGAAGCTGCGGTGCGCGATACAATCAGCATCAACCAGGGATGGCAGTTTCATCGTGGTGATGTGAAGAATATTGCTGAGTTGAAGTCAACTCAAAGTGGGGATGATGTGGTGAATCTGCCTCATGATTTCCTGATCGGACAGGATTGGGTAGCTCCAGATGCCAGTGAGCGACCAGATAATAGCGATGCGGGCAGCAATGTGCGCAGCCGATTGAGTCCGCGTGGCTTTAAGGAGATGGGCATTGGCTGGTATCGCTATCAGTTGACTCCGAAAGATGAATGGAAGGGAAAGCGCATCGTGCTCGACTTCCAGGGTATCATGCTGGTAGGAGATGTTTATCTCAATGGTCAGCGTATCGGAGGTACCGATTATGGTTACCTCGGTTTTGATATCGACCTCAGTAAACTCCTGAAATGGGGCGAGGCTAACGAGATAACCGTCAAGGCAGATACCCGCAATCCTAATAATTCCCGCTGGTTTACGGGTGCCGGTCTCTATCGTGATGTCAATCTCATCATCACCGACAAGGATCTGTACTTCCCTCGCCATCCGCTCTTTATCCGCACCCAGGATAACAAAGAGGTGAAAATCAAGGCAGAGATTATCAACCAGCAGAAGCTGGCAAAAGAACAGGGAAAGGCTGTTATTCCTGTAGAGGTTCGTATTCTGGATGCCGATGGCAAGGTGGTGGCTCAACAGAAGAATAACATCGATTTCAATGCCAAATGGCGTGATAGAGAATATGAGTTGCCTGCCATCTCTCTGGAGAATGCCCAACTGTGGTCGCCAGATACACCTTATTTATATACTGCCGAGGTGACACTTTATGACAACGAAGGCAACATTGCTGACCAGATTAAGGAGCCGTTTGGTGTGCGCACCATCGAAATCGTTCCGCAGAAGGGCTTGCTGGTGAATGGCAAGAAGGTCTTGCTGAAGGGCTATGCCAATCATCATACCCTCGGTGCCTTGGGTGCTGCTGCTTATCCGCGTGCCATCGAGAAGCGGCTGAAACTGATGAAGGAATTCGGCATGAACCATATCCGCACCTCTCATAATCCATACAGCGAGGATTTCCTGAAGCTCTGCGATAAGTATGGCATCTTGGTGGTGGATGAACTTTACGACAAATGGCTTACTCAGTATGCCGGCGGCAGAGTGGAATGGGAGAGCCTCTGGCAGAAGGATATTCCGGAGTGGGTGAAGCGAGACAGAAATCATCCGTCGGTCATCCTCTGGAGTCTGGGAAATGAATTGCAGCAATACAGCAACCTGCCTTTTAATGATTGGGGCGTGACGGCTTATAAACTCCAGAAGGAATTGCTGCACCGTTATGATGATACCCGATTGACGACCGTTGCCATGCATCCCCGCTACCGCAACATCGAGACAGATTCTATCCCTGCTGATTTGGCGGTGGCTACCGAGGTAAACTCCTACAACTATCGTTATATGTACTTCCCTGGTGACATGAAGCGCTATCCTGAAAAGACCTTCTATCAGAGCGAGGCGAGTGTAGCTGCGATGGGACCAAACTTCTATGAGATGGATCTCGACAAGGTGTTGGGCCTGGCTTATTGGGGAGCCATCGATTACCTGGGCGAGAGTATGGGATGGCCTGTCAAGGGATGGAACCAGGGTGTGTTCGATCTTTCTCTCCAGCCAAAGCCGGATGCTTATTTCGTGAAGAGTATGTTTAAGGATGATCCAACCGTTCACATCGGTGTCATCGAGAAGTCGGGTGGCAACATCCAGTGGAATGGCATCAATGTTTCTGCCGGAAAGCTCTCAGAAAACTGGAACCGTGAGGCAGGCGAGCAGGTTTCGCTCTATACCTATACCAATGGCGACGAGGTGGAACTCTTCCTCAATGGCAAGAGTCTGGGTGTGAAGAAGAACAGTAACGACCCTAAGCTCCGTGCCCGAATCAAGTGGGACAACATCGCCTATGCACCGGGTGTGCTTCTGGCTGTAGCTAGAAAGAACGGCAAGGTGGTGGCTCGCCATCAGATAGAGACTACGGGCGAGGCTGTGGCTCTGAAGCTGGTTCCGGATATAGAGACCTGGCATGCTGATGGTAAGGATCTGATGCATGTTCGCATCTATGCGGTGGATAAAAAGGGCAGAAGAGTGCTGAACGTGAAGGATGCCAAGGCATTCGACAAGTTAACCTTCACCGTGAAGGGCGATGCGAATATCGTGGCGGTGGATAATGGAAACATCGCATCTGATGAGCTTCATATCGGAAAGACCCAGTTGGAGAAGTCCATCCAGCGTCATCTCTTTCAGGGATCCGCCCTCGTGATATTGCGCGCCGGTGATAAGCCGGGAAAGATAGAACTCTCGGTAGCGGGAGAAAAGATGAAAGCTAAGAAGTTGGTTTTGAATACGAAATAA